A part of Augochlora pura isolate Apur16 chromosome 1, APUR_v2.2.1, whole genome shotgun sequence genomic DNA contains:
- the LOC144468437 gene encoding uncharacterized protein LOC144468437 isoform X2 — MACLIWHAHGRYEFRDRDNSRQIETIVSCVNHTARRLFNPERRIDVIAHGTGTLLDDIAKAFSKDSTVLVATRMLLIMNERIPSYVVIEMEDGFRGSRGMLLPAAPMQTTLQYLFVTRTGNDAVLSFARDLRNAGYRDIAFLVFDHGPYGTVIRANQTAEGITVRSVGFCSPGDDDVHGIPTFAADTRRYCPLGGCSVKYGMVADETVRFWRIEDTVRLTGHENLRAVGALLVEHFGDYYNISMDASAGTSMSWSEAMAKLIARDVDVVIGPRPVDLDVFHDMEIVCWYMYRNMVFAGLVKYKTMQTGMLLLLTPFHYAVWLCVVLLLMVYVLLLLALRKLAVKGLIKERVPFEYVSSIMLSQSVALPRKFGLKLVLLLWMVFSLFLSTAYNSTFTSSLADVESDLVLRNLKELRDSGQPLGGPAAILSYFNDSTDGDVRDLGRR; from the exons ATGGCGTGTCTAATCTGGCACGCCCATGGGAGATACGAGTTCCGCGATCGAGACAACTCCCGGCAGATCGAGACGATCGTTTCCTGCGTGAACCACACCGCGAGGAGACTGTTCAACCCTGAGAGGAGGATCGACGTGATAGCTCACGGGACCGGGACCTTGCTCGACGATATTGCCAAG GCTTTCTCCAAGGACTCGACCGTCCTGGTTGCCACCCGGATGCTGTTGATCATGAACGAACGTATACCCAGCTACGTGGTGATCGAGATGGAGGACGGGTTCCGCGGCTCCCGAGGAATGCTGCTGCCGGCCGCGCCGATGCAGACCACGCTGCAGTACCTGTTCGTGACCAGAACCGGAAACGACGCGGTGCTCTCGTTCGCCAGAGATTTGCGGAACGCCGGGTATCGGGACATCGCGTTCCTGGTGTTCGATCACGGACCGTACGGGACGGTGATCCGTGCGAATCAGACAGCCGAGGGGATTACAGTGAGATCTGTGGGATTCTGCAGTCCGGGCGACGATGACGTCCACGGGATTCCGACGTTCGCGGCGGATACCCGACGCTACTGTCCGCTGGGCGGATGCTCCGTCAAATACGGAATGGTGGCGGACGAGACGGTCAGGTTCTGGCGCATAGAGGACACCGTCAGACTTACGG GGCACGAGAACCTGCGAGCGGTTGGAGCGTTGCTGGTGGAGCACTTTGGGGATTACTACAACATCAGCATGGACGCGAGCGCTGGGACCAGCATGTCTTGGTCGGAGGCAATGGCGAAGCTGATTGCCCGGGACGTGGACGTGGTGATTGGCCCGCGGCCGGTGGACCTGGACGTCTTCCACGACATGGAGATCGTCTGCTGGTACATGTACAGGAACATGGTGTTCGCCGGCCTGGTCAAGTACAAGACCATGCAGACCGGCATGCTTTTGCTGCTGACGCCGTTCCACTACGCCGTCTGGCTCTGCGTGGTCCTCCTGCTGATGGTCTACGTGCTGCTCCTGCTGGCGCTGCGCAAACTGGCCGTCAAGGGGCTGATCAAGGAACGAGTCCCCTTCGAGTACGTCTCCTCGATCATGCTCTCGCAGAGCGTCGCCCTCCCGAGGAAGTTCGGGCTGAAGCTGGTGCTGTTGCTCTGGATGgtgttctctctcttcttGAGCACCGCTTACAACAGCACGTTCACCAGCTCGCTGGCCGACGTCGAGTCCGACCTCGTGCTCAGGAATCTCAAGGAATTACGTGACTCTGGCCAGCCACTCGGCGGACCAGCTGCTATTCTGTCTTACTTCAATGACTCCACCGATGGGGACGTGAGGGATTTGGGCCGCAGGTAA
- the LOC144468437 gene encoding uncharacterized protein LOC144468437 isoform X1, whose protein sequence is MACLIWHAHGRYEFRDRDNSRQIETIVSCVNHTARRLFNPERRIDVIAHGTGTLLDDIAKAFSKDSTVLVATRMLLIMNERIPSYVVIEMEDGFRGSRGMLLPAAPMQTTLQYLFVTRTGNDAVLSFARDLRNAGYRDIAFLVFDHGPYGTVIRANQTAEGITVRSVGFCSPGDDDVHGIPTFAADTRRYCPLGGCSVKYGMVADETVRFWRIEDTVRLTGHENLRAVGALLVEHFGDYYNISMDASAGTSMSWSEAMAKLIARDVDVVIGPRPVDLDVFHDMEIVCWYMYRNMVFAGLVKYKTMQTGMLLLLTPFHYAVWLCVVLLLMVYVLLLLALRKLAVKGLIKERVPFEYVSSIMLSQSVALPRKFGLKLVLLLWMVFSLFLSTAYNSTFTSSLADVESDLVLRNLKELRDSGQPLGGPAAILSYFNDSTDGDVRDLGRSYKVMDPKEAVDTMFLGKGLTVVQQFTVDRLNWDYRSNKRLRLYSMQAPVFRFPVFLYSRKGYVYRRPLRRLVTRYREIGMIQRLDNMLLLDEGAQYGAPPADDILTIKHLRPIFEMFFIAEGVCLLILIVEILHVRILESWDN, encoded by the exons ATGGCGTGTCTAATCTGGCACGCCCATGGGAGATACGAGTTCCGCGATCGAGACAACTCCCGGCAGATCGAGACGATCGTTTCCTGCGTGAACCACACCGCGAGGAGACTGTTCAACCCTGAGAGGAGGATCGACGTGATAGCTCACGGGACCGGGACCTTGCTCGACGATATTGCCAAG GCTTTCTCCAAGGACTCGACCGTCCTGGTTGCCACCCGGATGCTGTTGATCATGAACGAACGTATACCCAGCTACGTGGTGATCGAGATGGAGGACGGGTTCCGCGGCTCCCGAGGAATGCTGCTGCCGGCCGCGCCGATGCAGACCACGCTGCAGTACCTGTTCGTGACCAGAACCGGAAACGACGCGGTGCTCTCGTTCGCCAGAGATTTGCGGAACGCCGGGTATCGGGACATCGCGTTCCTGGTGTTCGATCACGGACCGTACGGGACGGTGATCCGTGCGAATCAGACAGCCGAGGGGATTACAGTGAGATCTGTGGGATTCTGCAGTCCGGGCGACGATGACGTCCACGGGATTCCGACGTTCGCGGCGGATACCCGACGCTACTGTCCGCTGGGCGGATGCTCCGTCAAATACGGAATGGTGGCGGACGAGACGGTCAGGTTCTGGCGCATAGAGGACACCGTCAGACTTACGG GGCACGAGAACCTGCGAGCGGTTGGAGCGTTGCTGGTGGAGCACTTTGGGGATTACTACAACATCAGCATGGACGCGAGCGCTGGGACCAGCATGTCTTGGTCGGAGGCAATGGCGAAGCTGATTGCCCGGGACGTGGACGTGGTGATTGGCCCGCGGCCGGTGGACCTGGACGTCTTCCACGACATGGAGATCGTCTGCTGGTACATGTACAGGAACATGGTGTTCGCCGGCCTGGTCAAGTACAAGACCATGCAGACCGGCATGCTTTTGCTGCTGACGCCGTTCCACTACGCCGTCTGGCTCTGCGTGGTCCTCCTGCTGATGGTCTACGTGCTGCTCCTGCTGGCGCTGCGCAAACTGGCCGTCAAGGGGCTGATCAAGGAACGAGTCCCCTTCGAGTACGTCTCCTCGATCATGCTCTCGCAGAGCGTCGCCCTCCCGAGGAAGTTCGGGCTGAAGCTGGTGCTGTTGCTCTGGATGgtgttctctctcttcttGAGCACCGCTTACAACAGCACGTTCACCAGCTCGCTGGCCGACGTCGAGTCCGACCTCGTGCTCAGGAATCTCAAGGAATTACGTGACTCTGGCCAGCCACTCGGCGGACCAGCTGCTATTCTGTCTTACTTCAATGACTCCACCGATGGGGACGTGAGGGATTTGGGCCGCAG CTACAAGGTGATGGATCCGAAAGAAGCTGTCGACACGATGTTCTTAGGGAAAGGTTTAACCGTGGTGCAACAGTTCACCGTAGACAGACTGAACTGGGACTACAGGAGCAACAAACGCCTCCGGTTGTACAGTATGCAGGCACCGGTGTTCCGATTCCCGGTGTTCCTCTACTCGAGAAAGGGCTACGTTTATCGAAGACCTCTGCGCCGACTCGTCACTAGGTACCGAGAGATTGGTATGATACAGAGACTGGACAATATGTTACTACTCGACGAGGGCGCGCAATACGGTGCCCCGCCAGCCGACGATATTCTCACCATAAAGCATCTGAGACCTATATTCGAAATGTTCTTCATTGCCGAGGGCGTCTGTCTCCTTATTCTCATCGTCGAAATACTGCACGTCCGAATCTTGGAATCCTGGGACAATTGA